One stretch of Niallia sp. XMNu-256 DNA includes these proteins:
- a CDS encoding SDR family oxidoreductase has protein sequence MPNRHLIDPRKKFYTDNFPDQEQDTPALQNEMSPKPDCGEESYKGYNRLEGRNALITGGDSGIGRAAAIAYAREGANVAIQFFPGEEEDANEVKALIEKEGRKALLLPYDLREDGAAAEIVTQTVLAFGGLDTLVLNAAQQIAQPSLSDLSMLQVHDTFKVNIISMFETVKAAEEHLEPGSAIITTTSVQSFDPSTSLIDYAATNGAISNFTVTLSSYFASKGVRVNGVAPGPIWTPLQLDNGKLDGQIPEFGQSYPLGRAGQPVELAPVYVLLASDEGSYITGQIYGVTGGKPIDL, from the coding sequence ATGCCAAACCGACATTTAATTGACCCACGTAAGAAATTTTACACGGACAACTTCCCGGATCAAGAACAGGATACTCCAGCGTTACAGAATGAAATGAGTCCAAAACCTGACTGTGGAGAAGAATCATATAAAGGCTATAATCGTCTGGAGGGACGCAATGCCTTAATTACCGGTGGCGATTCCGGGATTGGACGTGCCGCCGCCATTGCTTATGCCCGAGAAGGCGCGAATGTAGCCATCCAATTTTTCCCTGGTGAAGAGGAAGATGCCAACGAAGTTAAAGCATTGATTGAAAAAGAAGGCAGAAAAGCATTGTTGCTGCCGTATGATTTGCGAGAAGACGGTGCAGCAGCGGAAATTGTTACTCAAACAGTGTTAGCTTTTGGAGGACTGGATACGTTAGTATTGAATGCCGCGCAACAAATTGCACAGCCATCCTTGAGTGACTTAAGCATGTTGCAAGTGCATGACACCTTCAAAGTAAACATCATCAGCATGTTTGAGACCGTAAAAGCGGCCGAAGAACATCTGGAACCAGGAAGCGCGATTATCACTACTACATCGGTTCAGTCTTTCGATCCGAGCACATCTTTAATCGATTATGCCGCTACAAACGGTGCGATCAGCAACTTCACGGTTACCCTGTCCTCGTACTTTGCTTCAAAGGGGGTACGTGTCAATGGGGTCGCACCAGGGCCAATTTGGACGCCGTTACAGTTGGATAACGGAAAACTGGATGGACAAATTCCTGAGTTTGGCCAAAGCTACCCATTAGGACGTGCAGGACAGCCAGTAGAGCTTGCGCCCGTGTATGTTCTTCTAGCCTCTGATGAAGGAAGTTATATTACCGGTCAGATTTATGGAGTAACAGGCGGAAAGCCGATAGACTTGTAA
- a CDS encoding 2OG-Fe(II) oxygenase, with product MVVKDAQVREVTIFSHNGNKIKTEDREINIIARYEEPLVVVLGSVLDDEECESLIQLSIDCLQRSKIGSTKEVSDIRTSSGAFLTDVNNPILERVEKRVSAIMGIPKEHGEGLHILNYKPGQEYKEHVDYFASTSKAAKNNRISTLVLYLNDVDEGGTTFFPKLNLTVYPQKGMAVYFEYFYHDALVNELTLHAGTPVVKGEKWIATQWMRRQKFI from the coding sequence ATGGTTGTTAAAGATGCACAAGTTAGGGAAGTAACGATATTTAGCCATAATGGGAATAAAATTAAAACAGAGGACAGAGAAATTAATATCATTGCTAGATACGAAGAGCCGTTAGTTGTTGTTTTAGGATCTGTACTTGACGATGAGGAATGTGAATCGCTTATTCAGTTGTCAATAGACTGCCTTCAGCGTTCAAAAATCGGAAGTACAAAAGAGGTCAGTGATATACGAACAAGTAGCGGTGCATTTTTAACAGACGTCAATAATCCTATTCTCGAGAGGGTAGAAAAAAGAGTTTCGGCCATTATGGGCATTCCTAAAGAACATGGAGAGGGACTTCATATTCTGAACTACAAACCTGGTCAAGAGTACAAAGAACATGTAGATTATTTTGCTTCTACAAGCAAAGCGGCGAAGAACAATCGAATCAGCACGCTTGTATTATACTTGAATGATGTGGATGAGGGAGGTACTACCTTTTTCCCGAAACTAAATTTAACGGTTTATCCGCAAAAGGGCATGGCCGTTTACTTTGAATATTTTTATCATGATGCACTAGTAAACGAATTAACACTACACGCAGGAACTCCTGTGGTTAAAGGAGAAAAGTGGATAGCGACTCAATGGATGAGAAGGCAGAAATTTATTTAA
- a CDS encoding catechol 2,3-dioxygenase produces the protein MARILRMGRVELKVLDLERSVDYYTNVIGLVETGRVGDSVFFKAWDEYDHHSVIITKSNTAGLAHMAFKVENADDLAYYEKKVEEFGCTTSRVSKGTRLAEGEAVRFILPTGHACELYYEIDVLGTAVGTRNPHPWPLNTKGIAPHRLDHLLLTGDDLNTVTRFFVEALNFRQSERVVVEENEELIGSFLFSSNKAHDIAFVKGPDAKLHHAGFHVDSLQDVFRAADLLSMHEVPIEITPTRHGITRGQTVYFWDPSGNRNEAFAGGYMAFPDMPTITWDASKIGQGIFYHARELTESFNVALT, from the coding sequence ATGGCAAGAATTTTAAGAATGGGACGTGTAGAATTAAAAGTATTAGATTTAGAAAGGTCTGTTGACTATTATACAAACGTAATTGGTTTAGTAGAAACAGGACGTGTAGGAGACAGCGTTTTCTTCAAAGCTTGGGATGAATATGATCACCATAGTGTCATTATTACAAAATCAAATACGGCAGGACTTGCGCATATGGCATTTAAAGTAGAAAATGCAGACGACTTAGCCTATTACGAAAAGAAAGTGGAAGAATTTGGATGCACCACATCTCGTGTATCTAAGGGAACGAGATTAGCTGAAGGAGAAGCCGTACGTTTTATTTTACCAACTGGACATGCTTGTGAACTGTATTATGAAATCGATGTATTAGGTACAGCAGTAGGCACTAGAAATCCTCATCCATGGCCGTTAAATACAAAAGGAATCGCACCGCACCGCTTGGATCATTTATTATTGACAGGTGATGATTTGAATACGGTTACAAGATTCTTTGTTGAAGCACTAAACTTTAGACAGAGCGAGAGAGTGGTCGTTGAAGAAAATGAAGAATTAATTGGTAGTTTCCTATTTTCGTCAAATAAGGCACATGATATTGCTTTCGTAAAAGGACCTGATGCAAAACTTCATCATGCCGGATTCCATGTTGATTCTCTACAAGATGTATTTAGAGCAGCGGATTTATTATCCATGCATGAAGTGCCGATTGAGATTACTCCGACACGACACGGGATTACAAGAGGACAAACGGTTTATTTCTGGGATCCTTCTGGAAATCGTAATGAGGCGTTTGCAGGCGGATATATGGCTTTCCCAGATATGCCAACGATTACATGGGATGCGTCGAAAATTGGTCAAGGGATTTTCTACCATGCTAGAGAATTAACGGAATCGTTCAACGTTGCATTAACTTAA
- a CDS encoding 2Fe-2S iron-sulfur cluster-binding protein: MYKIKLKARGQQFDYTCPTTATPLKAARDLFIPIPTGCVRGGCGVCKVKVLSGEYNQELIRSHDALSDEELAEGYALACCMTPDSDLELMTVEDYEKRKELESSYSSN, from the coding sequence ATGTATAAGATAAAACTTAAAGCAAGAGGACAGCAATTTGATTATACTTGTCCAACTACTGCAACACCTTTAAAAGCAGCACGCGACCTCTTTATTCCCATTCCTACTGGATGTGTTCGAGGCGGTTGTGGGGTGTGTAAAGTGAAGGTGCTAAGTGGTGAGTATAATCAGGAATTAATTCGTTCACATGATGCTTTGTCTGATGAAGAGTTGGCAGAAGGTTATGCATTAGCTTGTTGTATGACCCCAGATTCTGATTTGGAACTGATGACAGTAGAGGATTATGAGAAACGTAAGGAGCTTGAATCTTCTTACTCAAGTAATTAA
- a CDS encoding nucleotide excision repair endonuclease yields MIKIEIPNPDVVITKKRELGEKVEAVISSEYGFTDYHRIPRDKGGIILFYNVEGEMLFVGKARKLRPRIKKHFEDNVSPIKLHRDEVYKIAVLIVEDPMDREIYETYIINTQHAKYNIDKVFYK; encoded by the coding sequence TTGATAAAAATTGAAATACCGAATCCTGATGTTGTCATTACGAAAAAAAGGGAATTAGGAGAAAAAGTAGAGGCTGTGATTAGCAGCGAATATGGCTTTACAGATTACCATCGAATTCCTCGTGATAAAGGTGGGATCATTTTGTTTTACAACGTGGAGGGTGAAATGTTGTTTGTGGGCAAAGCCCGTAAATTACGTCCTAGAATAAAGAAACACTTTGAAGATAATGTTTCCCCAATTAAGTTGCATCGAGATGAGGTTTACAAAATTGCGGTCTTAATTGTTGAAGATCCAATGGATAGAGAAATTTACGAAACGTACATTATTAATACACAACACGCAAAATATAATATAGATAAAGTATTTTATAAGTAA
- a CDS encoding fatty acid desaturase, whose translation MTLQNTKSLKKQVAPFEKSTSKESIWQIINTVVPFITLWFLAYISLSVSYWLALVPIVMAAGFLVRIFIIFHDCTHNSFFKSRRANRAVGTAMGVLTSFPFDRWGNEHAIHHATSGNLDKRGTGDIWTLTVDEYKAAPLKLRLAYRFYRNPVVMFGLGPIYQFGLNNRFNRKGAKKKERMNTYLTNVLIVALSALLCWAIGWQAFLLIHGSIFMIAGSAGIWLFYVQHTFEDSYFEEDQEWEYVKAAVEGSSFYKLPKVFQFITGNIGFHHVHHLSPRVPNYKLEEAHNTTPPLQNVPTITLATSLKSLRFRLWDEKSKNFVSFREVKAIAKKRVSVKVKTES comes from the coding sequence ATGACCTTACAAAATACAAAAAGTTTGAAAAAACAAGTGGCTCCGTTTGAAAAGTCAACGTCAAAAGAAAGCATATGGCAGATCATCAACACCGTTGTGCCTTTTATAACATTATGGTTCTTGGCTTATATAAGCCTCTCCGTTTCCTATTGGTTAGCGTTAGTACCTATTGTAATGGCTGCTGGATTCTTGGTTAGAATTTTTATTATTTTTCATGATTGCACGCACAATTCATTTTTCAAAAGCCGACGTGCCAACCGAGCTGTTGGAACCGCGATGGGCGTCTTAACTTCATTTCCTTTTGATCGCTGGGGAAATGAGCATGCGATTCATCACGCAACAAGCGGGAACTTAGATAAGCGTGGCACGGGTGATATTTGGACGCTTACTGTAGATGAATATAAAGCAGCACCTCTGAAACTTCGGTTAGCCTACCGTTTTTACCGTAATCCAGTAGTGATGTTTGGGTTAGGGCCGATTTATCAATTTGGACTTAACAATCGATTTAACCGTAAAGGGGCTAAAAAGAAGGAACGTATGAACACGTATTTGACAAATGTTCTAATTGTTGCTTTGAGCGCATTGCTTTGTTGGGCAATCGGCTGGCAGGCATTTCTTCTTATCCACGGGTCGATTTTCATGATAGCCGGTTCAGCAGGCATTTGGTTGTTTTATGTACAGCATACGTTTGAGGATTCTTATTTCGAAGAAGATCAAGAGTGGGAGTATGTGAAAGCAGCTGTAGAAGGAAGTTCTTTCTATAAGCTTCCAAAGGTATTCCAATTCATAACAGGCAATATTGGCTTTCACCATGTTCATCATTTAAGTCCAAGAGTTCCCAATTATAAATTAGAAGAAGCACACAACACGACACCACCTTTACAAAACGTGCCAACGATTACACTTGCGACAAGCTTAAAGTCGCTTCGCTTCCGCCTATGGGACGAGAAAAGTAAGAATTTCGTGAGTTTTAGAGAGGTTAAAGCAATAGCGAAAAAAAGAGTGTC